A region from the Mya arenaria isolate MELC-2E11 chromosome 2, ASM2691426v1 genome encodes:
- the LOC128225243 gene encoding uncharacterized protein LOC128225243, with translation MDMIYYLIGYLGAACLSFVFCEEELTKCLKSKREKIQIACPKGNVLYAPSISAGVSESGRCTRGYGDCTGTPRALQHQMNACSWKKKCDVILSTNNVLPCGTPGSQVNKNITYVVIGKLNCIPKDRTFSICSKKDRHLFTKSDFTVGVIKSHKRFPVNRPTCRKVREMKIPVKLNSSVMFEVSPFKHNTFPLGLNIYRVERETTTSTPLYNITVVHGNTTSAIRVVADFRWKRKHLSGFMLAFIAYKTQQLEKVMRWPKSIRPVLKELSHIFEVRAVIKQCGRRPGEMQLSCGRNKVIYFPSISASSVGRSFSQNCTYGRSTCGGLTPSLLVQRNSCYWKPRCSIDWRGRERILLSRDSSCIGQPVALVGSEGHRCVREENIYDLCSNCTRFIDASWGIVRSHPQYPWFFTSHTDCKAIIQIGRRRVLTLTIQDINLDPNGRDKLTMYQVGRNGERNYVISAAKEARIGRVITVQDGKLVIRLKRFKRSKSGRGLVLVFQRFRVSNSGEIDSPYETTTPRTEGIVNDAYRGPEIRLTNRMLCSGNRKLRRRGRSCAQRVWTDYFTQLE, from the exons ATGgacatgatttattatttaattggaTACCTTGGGGCAGCTTGTTTGTCATTCGTGTTTTGTGAGG AGGAACTCACTAAGTGCTTGAAATCAAAGCGAGAAAAGATTCAGATTGCTTGTCCTAAAGGCAACGTGCTCTACGCCCCATCCATATCGGCGGGTGTCAGCGAGTCGGGGCGGTGCACGAGAGGATATGGTGACTGCACGGGAACGCCGCGTGCACTGCAGCACCAGATGAACGCATGCAGCTGGAAGAAGAAATGTGACGTCATTCTGAGTACTAATAACGTCCTGCCGTGCGGAACACCGGGTAGTCAGGtcaacaaaaatattacttATGTGGTCATCGGCAAGCTGAATTGTATCCCAAAAG aTCGAACGTTCAGCATATGTTCGAAAAAAGACAGACATCTATTCACAAAAAGTGATTTCACAGTCGGAGTGATCAAAAGCCATAAACGGTTTCCCGTGAATCGTCCAACGTGTCGTAAAGTACGTGAGATGAAGATTCCAGTTAAATTGAACAGCTCAGTAATGTTCGAGGTTTCACCATTTAAGCACAACACGTTCCCTCTCGGACTGAACATTTACAGAGTAGAGCGTGAGACAACGACATCAACTCCCTTGTACAACATAACCGTTGTCCATGGCAACACGACGAGTGCCATCCGCGTTGTGGCTGACTTCCGCTGGAAAAGAAAGCACCTCTCAGGATTTATGCTGGCTTTCATAG CGTACAAAACCCAACAATTGGAAAAAGTAATGCGATGGCCTAAATCAATAAGACCAGTGTTGAAAGAATTGAGCCACATATTTGaag TGCGAGCAGTGATAAAGCAGTGCGGACGGCGGCCAGGGGAGATGCAGCTGTCGTGTGGCCGAAACAAGGTCATCTACTTCCCGTCAATCTCCGCCTCCAGCGTCGGTCGTAGCTTTTCACAGAACTGCACATATGGAAGAAGCACATGTGGCGGCCTGACGCCTAGCCTCCTCGTGCAGAGAAACTCCTGCTACTGGAAGCCCCGCTGTAGCATCGATTGGCGGGGCCGAGAGCGCATCCTCCTGTCGAGGGACAGCAGTTGCATCGGCCAGCCCGTAGCATTAGTCGGCAGCGAGGGGCACAGGTGTGTCCGTGAAG AGAACATTTACGACCTGTGCTCCAACTGCACACGATTCATTGACGCCTCGTGGGGAATCGTCCGTAGTCACCCACAATATCCCTGGTTTTTCACCTCGCACACAGACTGCAAGGCCATCATTCAG ATTGGCCGACGACGGGTACTAACCCTTACCATTCAAGACATAAATCTAGACCCTAATGGTCGGGACAAGTTGACGATGTACCAAGTGGGCAGGAACGGAGAGAGGAATTACGTCATTTCCGCTGCTAAGGAGGCGCGTATCGGGCGAGTTATTACTGTTCAGGATGGAAAGCTGGTGATCCGACTAAAAAGGTTTAAGCGATCCAAGTCAGGGAGAGGACTAGTGCTCGTGTTCCAGC GTTTTCGTGTAAGTAATTCAGGGGAGATAGACTCACCATACGAAACTACCACTCCTCGTACTGAGGGAATAGTCAACGACGCATATCGTGGACCGGAAATACGTCTCACAAATCGGATGCTGTGTTCAGGAAACCGGAAGTTGCGTAGGAGGGGTCGGTCATGCGCACAACGAGTTTGGACTGACTACTTTACACAACTAGAATAA